Below is a window of Carnobacterium inhibens subsp. inhibens DSM 13024 DNA.
AAGAAGATGATGAGAAGAAGGAAGAAAAACAAAAAATTCAGAATGATAAAATTGCGGCTTTGACTAAAGAGATTGAGATACTACAAAACAACGAGTAAAGTTGGTGAGAATGTAAATGAAGCCACTAACGTTTTATGTTAAGAGTAAAATTGGAAAAGTTCTTGCTTGGTCTGCATTGGGCCTCGTCCTCTTAATTACCCTATTAGTTACCGCCTTTTCCAGTTATTTTACTGGAACTGATGAGAACGAATTGGCTTCTATACCTGAATCAGTTCTAAAATGGAAACCCATCATGGAAGAGGAACTAGCCAAATATGGGATGGAAGACTATATAGAGATTGTATTGGCCATTACAGCTACTGAAACAGATGGATCTCAGTTAGATGTCATGCAGTCGAGTGAAGCCATTGGTTTAGCACCTAATGCCATTCAAGATCCCGTTTATAGTATTCAGATAGGGATAAAGCACTTTAAAAATGTGATTGATCAAATGAATCAAACAGGAGTGGACTTAAACACAGCGATTCAAAGCTACAACTTTGGTAGTGGCTATTTAACGTATATTGCAGATAACGGTGGTGTTCACACAATTGAATTGGCAGAAACGTATTCTAAAGAAGTCGTCGCGCCTTCCTTAGGCAATACATCCGATCAAACGTATCCTTATTCAGCTTCAGTGGCTGATGAAAAGGGCAATTACTTATACACGAATGGCGGTAATTTTTATTATGCCGATTTAGTACAACAGGCTTTAACCGATGGAGTAACGGGCAATGGGGTACTAGCCTTTCCAGTTGAGGATCAAACCATTACGTCTGCTTTTGGTTTTCGCGTCCACCCTATAACGGGAGAAAACAAACTGCATGGAGGTATTGACTTTGCGCCTGCGAACGGTGGAAATCCACCTGTTTTTGCGGCATTGAAGGGGAAAGTTACTCAAGCAGCTTATTCCAGCAGTTGGGGGAATTACGTGAAACTAACGAATGAGAATGGAATAGAGACGCTCTACGCTCATTTAAAAGAAGTCACCGTTTTACCTGGTCAACAAGTTGAAACAGGCGAACCCATTGGCTATATGGGTACTTCTGGATCTTCCACGGGTGTACATTTGCATTTTGAGGTCTATCAAAACAATAATCGAATCGATCCGGCATCATTGTTGGGATTGTAAAGAATGATTTAAAAAGAGTGAGGGTATAAAGATGAAAAAATTGCTGCTAACCGTTACTGGAAGTGTAACGGTATTGATTTTGTTCGTATCGCTCTTTAGTTTAAACCAGACAAATCAAACGTTAGAAAATAAGCTCTCAAAAACAGAAAATGACTTAAAAACGATGGAAAAACTAATCAAGCAAGACACTCAATTTAATGACACTGTTGCGAATCAAAAGAAACTGACAGTGATTGAAGAAGGCTTACGTACTTATTTAGACTACGATAACGATACCTATCTTACTCGTTTTGAACACTTACAAAACAAGGCTACACGTGAAACAATCCAATATCTGAAAGAACTTTCTTCTGAAGAACCGCCACTTTTAGATATAAAGAATCAGTTAACGGAACTGACTATTTATCTTCATCCGACGGATGAATTGACTTTTTTGGTTCAATTAACTACTGAATACTCGTTGGATCATGAAGTGGTTTCTACTTTGCCACAACTGTATCAAGTTACCCTCATTGAAACTAATGGGGAGTATAAGATTAACCAATTAATAAATCTAGGTTTGACAGTAACCAACTAAAGCCGTTAAGGGAGGTATTCGGTGGAAAAATTTTTCAACAAAATAAAAAAGAAACTCGTTTGGTTTCTCGTTAGTTTTGTCCTTTCAGAGTGGTGCTTGGTAGTGGTGACTCAATTAATCATGACCTTTTCCAAATTTAAATTGTCTTTAACGACTACTATCTTACTCGAAACAGTAAAAGAAACACTTCTTCATCCTTTTCAAACGATCCAAACGTTGATTGAAACAAAAAATCCATTATTTATAATGGGAACCATCGGTCTTTTACTTTATTGTGCTTCTGTCCAAATTAAATTAGCGTCTAAAGAAAAGAAAGAGGGATGGGAAGCCGATGAACGAAACCAATATCATGGTTCAGCACGCTGGGCACGTGAAAAAGAAATTTTTGACGGTAAAAATTACCTGGCTCAATCTAAACAAGAGATACTGAAAAACTTTACCGCTTCGCTTGATCAACCAACTGAAGGGGAGGAAACCAGATGACAGGAACCATTTTAGGTATTTTAAATAGTAAAGTCATTATTCAACCCACTGAATCGAAACCCAATCGAAACATAATGGTGATGGGAGGACCAGGGTCTTTTAAAACACAAAGTTTTGTGATTACAAATGTCTACAATGAAACGGAAAATAGCATCGTTGTGACGGATCCAAAAGGAGAAGTTTATGAGCAAACAGCTGCCGTTAAACAGCAGCAAGGATATGACGTCCGGGTCTTGAATTTTGCAAATATGATGGCTTCTGACCGACACAATCCTATTGATTACGTCAAAAAAGACATTCATGCCACAACAGTGGCAACTAAAATTGTGGACAGTGCTAACAAAGACAGTAAAAGAGACGTTTGGTATTACTCACAAAGAGCACTGTTAAAGGCTCTTATTTTGTTCGTGAAGTATGAATTGCCTCCTGAGAGACGAAATATGGAGGGCATCTTAGACTTTTTACAAGAGTTTGACCCAGAATCAGATGAAGATGGCGAAAGTGGCTTAGATGAAGAGTTTTTAAAACTTGAACGCAAACACCCAGCTAGACGAGCCTATGAATTAGGCTATAAAAAAGCCAAAGGAGACATGCAAGGCAGTATCATTATGTCCCTTCTAACAACGATTTCCGACTTTGTGGATGATGAAGTCGCCGAATTCACACGATTTAGCGATTTTAATTTACGCGATATTGGACGCAAAAAAATGGTGCTTTACGTGATTATTCCGGTGATGGATCAATCGTGGGAAGGGCTAATCAATATCTTTTTTAGCCAGTTATTTAACGAACTCTATGATTTTGCATCTGAGAACCACTCAAAATTGCCAAAATCAGTGAACTTTATTTTAGATGAATTTGTGAACTTAGGTAAATTTCCTGGATATGAAGAATTTTTAGCTACTTGTCGAGGGTATGGAATTGGAGTGGCCACCATTATTCAAACCTTGACGCAATTGCAGGATAAATATGGCGATAAAAAAGCGGAAAGTATTTTAGGGAACTGTGCAGTGAAAACGTGCTTAAACGCTGCAAATTCGACTACTGCTGAGTACTTTAAACGGTTGTTGGATAAGGCTACTGTAAAGGTTGAAACTGAGTCTGAGAGCACACAACATGGGAAAGAAAACAATTCTAGTAGTTCTAGCGAAAATCAAAGTTACACGGGAAGAGATTTAATGACGGCTGGTGAAATTATGCAGATGGCAGATGATACGAGTTTGATTATCTTTCAAAATAAACGCCCCATTCAAGCGAAAAAAGCTTTCCAATTTGAGTTATTTCCGCAACCTAAATTCTTATTGAATCAAAGTGACTACACACCACATTCTACATCTGCACAACTAGAAAAATTCGAACAAGATAAAGAAAACTATCAATCCTACATGAAAGCAGACGCTGAGAATCGAACCGAACGAGAAAAGGAACAGTCTGAAGAACGAGAAAAAGCAAAAGAGCAAAAAGAACAAGGAATAATAACTGAAGCGGCCGGATTTTTTAAGTCAATGAACTAAGGAAGGTAGTGACGTAATGATTAAAGGAACGAAAGGGTTAATGCTATTGAGTGTCTCATTCTTTTTATCCGGATGTGGCTTTAACGAAGAAGAGGCACTAGTACAGAGTACAGATCAGTTAGAAAGTTTTTTGACTCTACACGAAGAGCGAGAACGTTTTTCGGATTTAAGTAATGATGATTTACAAGCTCGTTTAGAAGAGGATGTTTTTCCTTACTTAACAGAAAGTTACCAAGAAACAATTACTGAAGAGGTTGAAAATTATGAGGTCAATACAGATGCTGCATTTAGTCGAAATACGTTTTTTTTGAGAGAGAGTGGTGAAGAATATGATAATGGTGTACTTTGGAGAGCATTTGATATTGACGAAAGTGAGGTTAATACTGAAGATGAAACTGTAACATACCTTATATCAACAGATTATACTTCTGTATCATCTTCCGATGTATTAAATGTAGAGATGACTAAGGAAAATGGAGATTGGAAAGTAAATGCTACATCTGATTGGGAGTGGTAAGAATGGGTGCTAAAGTAGCTGAAATGTTTAAAGAATGGATTACTGACCTATTAGAAACGACTTTCAATTTATTAGGCAAACTTATTTTTGATCACAATGCACTAAGCGGATTTTTTTCTCAACTGTATGGAATTTTTATAGCTTTTGGTGGTGTAATGTTGGTTACAATTGCTTTATCTAAAGTATTGATTTTTTTATTATCTGAAGCGGAAGGTAGTCGAGACGCTTCTGTATGGGTATTGATTGTCGATTCTTTTAAGGCTAGTGCAATGGTACTAATATTACCGTTAATTTTAATTTTTTCACTCGATATGATTGTCTATCCATTAGGAGAATGGATGTTTAGTTCAATTGGTGGAATGACAGCAAATAAAATTAATTCCTTTATTGAAATAGAGGACGTTTCGCAAGTAGCACCTAATGTTATCAGTACACTTATCTTACTTTTATTCTTACTTATTGTATTTGCGACCTTCTTAATCAAAATATGTATTTATCATGCGGATCTCGTCTTGTTGGAGTTGCTGAGTGTTTGGGCAGCAATATCTATTATCAATGAAGAGTACAATTATATGTCCGTATGGTGGCGCGAATTTCTGAGCCAAATTGTGAGTATTATTGTCCAAATGGGTTTAATGGTTGGGATTGTAGAAGTATTATCTAGTACAACCTTTGAATGGTACAGTTTTATGTTGCTAATTGGTTTTGGTGTATTAATTATTCGTGGGCCAAGTGTTTTAAGAAGCATGTGGTATGGAACAGGATCTGGTAAAGCAACTATGCAAGGTGGTAAAATGGCTACTCGAATGTATATGATGAAAGCTAAAAGTATAACAAGTGCAGCTTCAGCAACAAAATAAAAAAGTAAAAAGCTACTAATTGCTGGAGCAATTAGTAGCTTATTTTTTTTCAGTTGTTTTTAATTTTACGATTATTGACTAGCCAACAAAATGAAAAAAATCTAGATCTTAGATCTGAATGGTTATGACACAAAAAAACTAAAAGATAAATAAAAAAATAAAGTGAGTAAAAAAAAGAAATAGAAATTCTTGACGTATATTTAAATAATGAGTAAGAGTTTAATTTTACGTTTTGATAAAAAAAGGAGCGATAATATGTTAGAAAAAACAAAAAAAATTGTAGAAAAAAATATGATTATTGAGATTGTTAAAGTTAAACAAGTGATACTAGAAAGACCTGTTGAATATCAACTACATATTAGTTCAACTGAAGTAGCTGCCCAAATTGGAGTAGCAGAAATTGGTGACGAAGCACAAGAAGTCTTGCTTTTACTTATCTTAAATTCACAAAATGAAATAAACGCTATACATCGCGTTTTCCAAGGTAGTTTAAAATCAAGTATTGCACATCCTAGTGAGATATTTAGAAGTGCTTTATTGAATAATGGCGCAAAAATATTGATTTACCATAACCATCCTAGTGGGAATGTAGAACCTTCTGAAGAAGATAGGATATTCACTAACAGAATAGCTAAAGTAGGAGACTTATTAGGGGTAGAACTCTTAGACCATATCATAGTGAGTGATAGCAGTTGGTATTCTTTTAAAGAATTTTGCCTTTTGTAAAAGGAAAATGCTAACATTGTGCCTTATTTTTAACGTTAATTTAATGCAAGTATATGACTATAATTCTTTACAAAAAGAACAAACGTTCGTATAATGGTGTTAAAAGAGTACAAGAAGGTGACTAACTTGGACAATGAGCTGGAAGAAAAAAATATGATCATAAACCCTAATACATCGGACTATGTAGATAGAAAAATGGCGAAATGGCAAGGATTGATACTGTCAGAGCATACTGAAATCTTAAAAGAAGAAAAAATAAATAATAGAAAAGTAAATATAGAAAAAGAAAAACAGTCTGTAGAATCTATTTATGGTTTAATTGATCATTCTTTCAGTCAAAAAGTAATGGTAACTATTCAATTAGATTGTTTATTTAATGGTAATTATCAAGACGATATTATAGGGGTAGTTTTTGGGTATTATGAAAATAATATTTATGTTCAAACTGTAGACACTGAAATTGTTGTTTGTGAGATAGATTTGATACGCAATGTTGAAGTATCGAAAGTAAAGAAATGGTTTACAGTTTAAAATATAAAGAGGTGTAGAAATATGATAAGAATGGATTATAGCTACCAATCAAGACGTGATATTCTTTGTATTGACGTTAAATCTTTTTTTGCTTCGGTAGAATCTGTTAAAAGACATTTACATCCTTTAGAATCCTATATTGTCGTAATGAGCAATCCAGAATTAGAGGGTGGGTTAGTTTTAGCAAGCTCGCCTAGAGTAAAAAAAGAATATGGCATAAGAACAGGTTCAAGGCGGTTTGAAATACCTAAAAATTCAAAAATACAAATAGTCGAACCTAGAATGTCATTGTATATAAAAGTTAATATGATGATAAATGAGATATTTAAAGAATTTGTTTCTGAGGAAGACATACATATTTACAGTATTGACGAAAGTTTTTTAGACGTTACGCATTCACACGCTCTTTATGGTTCAACAGAAGAAATTGCTAGAAAAATACAACTAAGAATTTTTCATAAATTGAGATTGGTAACAGCAATTGGGATTGGAGATAATCCTTTACTTGCAAAATTAGCACTAGATAACGAAGCAAAAAAGAACAAATCTCAAATTGCTGTTTGGCATTATGAAGATGTGCCAGAGAAGTTATGGAAAATCTACCCTATTACTGATATGTGGGGTATTGGAGGAAATACAGCAAGAAATTTATACAACTTAGGAATAGATTCTGTTTATAGTCTTTCGCAATATGATGTTAAAGCACTAAAACGAATTCATGGAGTCATTGGAGAACAACTCTTTTATCATGCTCATGGAATCGATCAGACTATATTATCAGAAAAGTATATTCCAAAATCTAGAGGATATGGAAAAAGTCAGATATTAAAAAGAGACTATGTTAATCAATATGAAATTGAAGTGGTTATTAGAGAAATGGCAGATGAAATATCCGCCAGGTTACGAAAACATAAAGCAGAAACAGGAGTAATCCATTTATCCATTGGATATTCCAGAGATATATTAGATAAGGGTTTTAATCAACAGATGAAAGTTTTTCCAACGTCCTCAAACACTAAAATCATTGAAACTTGTCTGCAACTATTTAGACATAATTATACTAATCAGCCAGTTAGACAAATATCTATTCGTTGCGGAAAAATTGATTACAAAAAAGAACTACAGTTAAATTTATTTGAAGAACCCGAAAAAACTATCCATAAAGAAGAATTGGAAACAGTAGTAGATAAAATAAGAAAGAAATATGGTTTCAGCTCGCTAGTTCATGCAAGTAGTTTAACGAGAGGTGGCACAGCTATTTCAAGAAGTGGAATGGTTGGGGGTCATAAAGGGTAAATTCTATATGATGGAAATATATGAAGTTATCAGAGAATATGAAAATAAAACAATCTCTTTAGAAGAATTACAAGAAATCATTTGGGGAATGTCTGAAAA
It encodes the following:
- a CDS encoding conjugal transfer protein TrbL family protein — protein: MGAKVAEMFKEWITDLLETTFNLLGKLIFDHNALSGFFSQLYGIFIAFGGVMLVTIALSKVLIFLLSEAEGSRDASVWVLIVDSFKASAMVLILPLILIFSLDMIVYPLGEWMFSSIGGMTANKINSFIEIEDVSQVAPNVISTLILLLFLLIVFATFLIKICIYHADLVLLELLSVWAAISIINEEYNYMSVWWREFLSQIVSIIVQMGLMVGIVEVLSSTTFEWYSFMLLIGFGVLIIRGPSVLRSMWYGTGSGKATMQGGKMATRMYMMKAKSITSAASATK
- a CDS encoding VirD4-like conjugal transfer protein, CD1115 family, yielding MTGTILGILNSKVIIQPTESKPNRNIMVMGGPGSFKTQSFVITNVYNETENSIVVTDPKGEVYEQTAAVKQQQGYDVRVLNFANMMASDRHNPIDYVKKDIHATTVATKIVDSANKDSKRDVWYYSQRALLKALILFVKYELPPERRNMEGILDFLQEFDPESDEDGESGLDEEFLKLERKHPARRAYELGYKKAKGDMQGSIIMSLLTTISDFVDDEVAEFTRFSDFNLRDIGRKKMVLYVIIPVMDQSWEGLINIFFSQLFNELYDFASENHSKLPKSVNFILDEFVNLGKFPGYEEFLATCRGYGIGVATIIQTLTQLQDKYGDKKAESILGNCAVKTCLNAANSTTAEYFKRLLDKATVKVETESESTQHGKENNSSSSSENQSYTGRDLMTAGEIMQMADDTSLIIFQNKRPIQAKKAFQFELFPQPKFLLNQSDYTPHSTSAQLEKFEQDKENYQSYMKADAENRTEREKEQSEEREKAKEQKEQGIITEAAGFFKSMN
- a CDS encoding Y-family DNA polymerase, translated to MIRMDYSYQSRRDILCIDVKSFFASVESVKRHLHPLESYIVVMSNPELEGGLVLASSPRVKKEYGIRTGSRRFEIPKNSKIQIVEPRMSLYIKVNMMINEIFKEFVSEEDIHIYSIDESFLDVTHSHALYGSTEEIARKIQLRIFHKLRLVTAIGIGDNPLLAKLALDNEAKKNKSQIAVWHYEDVPEKLWKIYPITDMWGIGGNTARNLYNLGIDSVYSLSQYDVKALKRIHGVIGEQLFYHAHGIDQTILSEKYIPKSRGYGKSQILKRDYVNQYEIEVVIREMADEISARLRKHKAETGVIHLSIGYSRDILDKGFNQQMKVFPTSSNTKIIETCLQLFRHNYTNQPVRQISIRCGKIDYKKELQLNLFEEPEKTIHKEELETVVDKIRKKYGFSSLVHASSLTRGGTAISRSGMVGGHKG
- a CDS encoding lysozyme family protein; protein product: MKPLTFYVKSKIGKVLAWSALGLVLLITLLVTAFSSYFTGTDENELASIPESVLKWKPIMEEELAKYGMEDYIEIVLAITATETDGSQLDVMQSSEAIGLAPNAIQDPVYSIQIGIKHFKNVIDQMNQTGVDLNTAIQSYNFGSGYLTYIADNGGVHTIELAETYSKEVVAPSLGNTSDQTYPYSASVADEKGNYLYTNGGNFYYADLVQQALTDGVTGNGVLAFPVEDQTITSAFGFRVHPITGENKLHGGIDFAPANGGNPPVFAALKGKVTQAAYSSSWGNYVKLTNENGIETLYAHLKEVTVLPGQQVETGEPIGYMGTSGSSTGVHLHFEVYQNNNRIDPASLLGL
- a CDS encoding JAB domain-containing protein codes for the protein MLEKTKKIVEKNMIIEIVKVKQVILERPVEYQLHISSTEVAAQIGVAEIGDEAQEVLLLLILNSQNEINAIHRVFQGSLKSSIAHPSEIFRSALLNNGAKILIYHNHPSGNVEPSEEDRIFTNRIAKVGDLLGVELLDHIIVSDSSWYSFKEFCLL